A single region of the Sphaeramia orbicularis chromosome 6, fSphaOr1.1, whole genome shotgun sequence genome encodes:
- the ankrd26 gene encoding ankyrin repeat domain-containing protein 26 isoform X2, protein MKKIFSFTKKKKYPSGTPDNGSVLSVGYDLKDKDLGKVHKAASVGDLAKLKQLAKKSDINQLDKENRTALHIACASGHVEVVQFLVESKAKLNLCDNQNRSALMKAVQGQHERCVNILLENHAEPDLIDINGNTALHLAANIPSISTARLLLEHEADLNAPNKEGFTPLSVAVREDHIEMAEFLLKEGADVNFTGQEERSPLMMAAGNGQIAMLRLLLRYDADITLKDSKGWSADDYAVMNGHHPCSLLIIEHGTQKNDGSSLLHQDGSKKKKKILLGSPSQDAEAGFSLGGPATDKDEHGSNEAGRDFEDNSQSESLSRVSKSAADEWPSSDNDEESVSIEKKPQKVNLRKMIATKKGEDHGAEQGKRKRSEQPSSSKAKSEGSPEAENSEEEEEEEEDDDEEDDEEEEEEEEEDDDEEEEDDEEEDEEEDEEDEEEEDEEDEGEEDNECEEDNDKCVASVETAGFEDIPKPSPVSNLKKTNSANTQKISNTDNLKSHVSSLDHAPVGESVNASENAAKTETQTDDSDRPVETSHYAIPVTLGIEEDCIVSAIRVESKFSDEDDSVGKECMWTSGKNVKSGRGSAGSSKTSNKKTLSPIKPEEKSDKEMEKDDDENDDDLWSKKEDTGDTVWNDSDDEENQTGGLGRNTVLAKLRNISPEHSHSDVEDVSNEEGEKKRRSSWGSSLDSDTDLANDDQGNEKIPEQKRDLKATKLFSEDALPQPNEDHHDTSRDTPRLSSSKCVSPQRVMGKSMSPSKLSSASSPRSLTTPAKAAADESDWDSSSENHDVKYSRSPNKKGPLSAVSGEDAGKVTREPLGSAASFSKKVQDTQRKKSHDPSPTASPAKQKLQDSENPKDDDNSWDDDEDDSNQECMPTFSSQSKGQQSQKTGKDLSKFRKTKGSKDNKNIPLSVIDGNDDFPETRGLEEEKPVGVKKGDPSKDETDEDSDSMDEKLQYDFVSSTMKLSDVGDDSVRKGHKLEKEQEARLISYVPLQTRSAIATKTTVSVAKLREVFSRPLTKDSGPAGQQTDSDGNTFSDEALPQTDIDDVDIDSPDESLGMKCPEIRNTEEYPKQKDDSTEDEDDQNDEKDDKEDDVSEDDEQPEESGDSRDAISPIPEGEVCKDKKRDFLSELGLDRGDEGEQESWDSESGSENPKLQHEENQSVLTKDQEEIPTVKEDNKETVSSSKADNGGAEVDKDDTTQRETEKAKWEPLLSKLEGGSDRKTDLMEELGLGDVDDLEAQKADASDWDSASTTSKRTLPGRRVASPGLEEFPESFSSPIKEEGEGNFPTSTLTPQSSIKSNKRSLPTLSQMAPHPQPRARKMVPQKPESQEDSDWESDDLMSPSKTEKPDNHSQETVHQQAEIRPDSAELTQRCSEGHVEAEEQQQKIGKGTAKTSLREQKSSASWDTGGIASEDVGAEKLETMLGCRKEMSSQTALLEQQPADIKSTNGAPVQLQLPLQQTYIKNKQDVQAVEETIQLELVRGAQRSRAPQTNTHINGDPLSVFDDTSLSEVSDDEGRMPTEIKQKNESPDEVEMAEDFDELTQSSDTATDDLDSPTAGYRHASLLIQKLDSATLDSRSMVKLQNIFHEYERSIQKLKSRHGYLADKVSQLEMERVELKSSLDEMKDVKSALERNQLELQTEVTNLKFQLKQEQENRRNATMMYNTTKDKLKRTEEHQQFEVQERQKVELTLRNLELEMRTLVNNMKQLEEDHSETQRLLAQERSARALQENLLSSHLRKQQEIEEESKRNISRSNEALTQLTEASDREKELLQQTATLQEQLTILRADLERSQASSSLKESHLLEENEGLKEHLEDARRDLKLNSEALTQTVFNCNNQLTGLKSELTKMTAQLENERQNREALETEVESVRTRLAGAVQEAERCLAAHADTEKALLREKEETQRLKDRLTGEAVNQRDTVSSLSQKLSKAEAQTNSMENEVHRVTLQLTEKGLLLDVLQREKDQAAARVKELETLLQAEKELVTRAGARHEATQERLAQAQSEVMLLRQQLEEAQNKGDAKERAVTDAQERFSDILAKLRSDCEERVQLVEERNKELASKAADLRDQIYKLEEEKNERETSLRQMQQELADSLKKLSMSEASLEVNTRYRSDLEEEKGRFLKDIDRLKGKLEESEDQYVQAEKRINALKTSLDEREKELTTAAHKLQEALSASAVSDTTIKQLEEAVQKLEIENARLEAAAKQQSNKIDALQKGAQEAAMPSDCTPGGGVRGHLEDLVTNLQSSKMTLEDQLSREVQKQSMLSHTAQDSQALWEEELKSRSKLGLRLAELEKEKGELTSQMEIEKKKAKKIAEQKKSVDSRLEQEMNRNTELQKEMYRLRTLLKTAKKKLRDQDMGGAEFGSPMGSLRMDMGRYSQADGRMKEKVDDLQMQLERETSRRSQLEKANDELKDQLASLKRSNHSSEQLERSKHQLEEELLDLRRRLEAAQAEQNQVDHVRRDAEDRARQEIQQKLEQVNLFLQTQAASQEALDQIKAANEANLRSQLEHKIRELENELGRVRSTQQDSLNQREMTRTELDRYRQLYGEELRLRKSLAAKLERSNSRLSDANSKLLSERSRSLIASSFANSSLGGPSLDRGSLGPLNRSLGLGLSLLNPVSEGQSSRVEDYLAKMQSELDRNISKELSNATAELDVASARMSPVGSASRVDLDPLSRAKQQYLEVLKKNHRI, encoded by the exons ATGAAGAAGATATTTAGCTTTACTAAGAAAAAGAAATACCCATCTGGTACCCCTGACAATGGGAGTGTGCTTTCTGTGGGCTATGATCTGAAGGACAAGGACCTAGGAAAGGTTCACAAAGCTGCATCTGTAGGTGATTTGGCAAAGTTGAAGCAGCTTGCCAAGAAAAGTGATATCAACCAGCTTGATAAAGAAAACAG AACAGCACTTCATATTGCTTGTGCAAGTGGACATGTTGAAGTGGTGCAGTTCCTCGTTGAGAGCAAAGCCAAGCTTAACCTATGTGACAATCAGAATCGATCCGCCTTAATGAAG GCGGTGCAGGGCCAACATGAGCGCTGTGTTAATATACTTCTGGAAAATCATGCTGAACCAGATCTCATAGACATCAATGGGAACACAGCCTTACATTTGGCCGCAAATATCCCATCTATCTCCACCGCCCGCTTGCTACTAGAACATGAGGCTGATCTCAATGCCCCAAACAAG GAGGGGTTCACACCGTTGAGTGTTGCAGTCCGTGAGGATCATATAGAGATGGCTGAGTTTCTATTAAAAGAAGGTGCTGATGTGAACTTTACTGGTCAAGAAGAAAG GTCCCCACTAATGATGGCTGCTGGCAATGGGCAAATTGCTATGTTGCGACTGCTCTTGCGCTATGATGCAGATATTACACTAAAAGATTCCAAAGGATGGTCAGCAGATGACTATGCAGTAATGAATGGGCATCATCC TTGTTCTCTTCTTATCATTGAGCATGGTACCCAAAAGAATGATGGTTCCTCCCTCTTACATCAAGATGGaagcaagaagaagaaaaaaatactgcTGGGCAGTCCTTCCCAAGATGCTGAAGCAGGCTTCTCTTTAGGCGGACCAGCCACTGACAAAGATG AGCATGGATCAAATGAAGCAGGGAGAG attTTGAGGATAACTCTCAGTCTGAGTCACTTAGCCG GGTATCAAAAAGTGCTGCTGATGAGTGGCCTTCATCTGATAATGATGAAGAATCAGTTTCAATTGAAAAG AAACCACAGAAGGTGAACCTTAGGAAAATGATTGCAACTAAAAAAGGAGAAG ACCATGGAGCTGAGCAGGGGAAAAGAAAACGTTCTGAGCAGCCTTCAAGTAGTAAAGCAAAATCAGAGGGAAGTCCAGAGGCGGAGAAttctgaggaagaagaagaagaggaggaagatgatgatgaagaggatgatgaggaggaagaggaggaggaggaggaagacgatgatgaagaggaggaggatgacgaggaagaggatgaagaagaagatgaagaggatgaagaagaggaagatgaagaggatgaggGTGAAGAAGATAATGAATGTGAGGAAGATAATGACAAATGTGTGGCATCTGTTGAGACCGCTGGTTTTGAAGACATACCAAAACCATCTCCCGTGAGTAACCTTAAGAAAACTAACAGTGCTAATACTCAAAAGATAAGTAACACTGACAACCTTAAAAGCCATGTTTCCAGTCTGGACCATGCACCTGTGGGCGAGAGCGTAAATGCCTCTGAGAATGCTGCCAAAACAGAAACTCAAACTGATGACAGTGACCGTCCAGTTGAAACATCACATTATGCAATCCCAGTCACATTGGGAATAGAAGAGGACTGCATTGTGTCGGCCATAAGGGTCGAATCTAAATTTTCTGATGAAGATGACAGCGTTGGGAAGGAATGTATGTGGACGTCGGGTAAAAATGTAAAGTCAGGCCGAGGTTCAGCCGGCAGTTCTAAAACATCCAACAAAAAAACTCTTTCACCAATTAAGCCTGAGGAGAAGTCTGACAAAGAGATGGAAAaggatgatgatgaaaatgacgATGACTTGTGGAGCAAAAAAGAAGATACTGGTGACACTGTGTGGAATGATAGTGACGATGAAGAAAATCAAACAGGCGGACTGGGTCGTAACACAGTACTTGCTAAGCTAAGGAATATATCACCTGAACATAGCCATTCTGATGTTGAAGATGTATCAAatgaagaaggagaaaaaaaacgtAGGTCCTCATGGGGTTCTTCATTAGACAGTGACACAGACTTAGCCAATGATGATCAGGGAAACGAAAAGATTCCAGAGCAGAAAAGAGATCTTAAAGCAACAAAGCTGTTTTCAGAAGACGCATTACCTCAACCAAACGAGGACCACCATGATACGTCACGGGACACTCCTAGATTATCATCCTCAAAATGTGTCTCACCTCAGCGCGTGATGGGTAAATCTATGTCACCTTCAAAGTTAAGTTCAGCAAGCTCTCCTCGGTCACTAACGACACCAGCGAAAGCAGCTGCAGATGAGTCTGATTGGGATTCTTCATCTGAAAATCATGACGTAAAATACAGCCGTTCCCCTAATAAAAAGGGGCCACTGTCAGCGGTATCTGGAGAAGATGCTGGAAAAGTAACTAGAGAGCCACTGGGTTCTGCTGCCTCCTTTAGTAAGAAAGTTCAAGACACTCAAAGGAAGAAGTCACATGACCCCTCACCTACAGCATCACCAGCAAAGCAAAAACTACAAGACTCAGAGAATCCAAAAGATGATGACAATAGTtgggatgatgatgaagatgacagtaATCAGGAATGCATGCCTACTTTTTCCAGTCAAAGTAAAGGACAGCAGTCACAAAAAACTGGAAAAGATCTCTCCAAATTTCGAAAAActaaaggaagtaaagacaataAAAATATCCCTCTGTCTGTGATTGACGGTAATGATGATTTCCCAGAGACAAGAGGACTGGAGGAAGAAAAACCTGTAGGTGTGAAGAAAGGTGATCCAAGTAAAGATGAGACAGATGAGGATTCTGACAGCATGGATGAAAAGCTACAGTACGATTTTGTCAGTTCAACAATGAAACTGTCTGATGTAGGAGATGACTCTGTACGTAAAGGTCATAAGTTAGAAAAAGAACAGGAGGCTAGATTAATTTCTTATGTTCCATTACAAACTCGAAGTGCCATCGCTACTAAAACAACAGTGTCAGTTGCCAAGCTTAGGGAGGTGTTTTCCCGCCCACTCACCAAAGACAGTGGTCCAGCTGGTCAGCAGACCGATTCAGATGGGAACACATTTTCTGATGAAGCACTACCTCAAACTGACATTGATGATGTTGATATAGATTCACCTGATGAGAGTTTAGGCATGAAATGTCCAGAGATCAGGAACACTGAAGAGTATCCCAAGCAG aaagatGATTCcactgaggatgaggatgatcaGAATGATGAAAAAGATGACAAGGAGGACGATGTCTCCGAGGacgatgaacaacctgaagagaGTGGAGACTCACGTGATGCCATTTCACCCATTCCTGAGGGAGAAGTCTGTAAAGATAAGAAAAGAG ATTTCCTTTCTGAGCTGGGTCTGGACAGAGGAGACGAAGGGGAGCAGGAATCTTGGGACTCTGAG TCCGGATCAGAAAATCCCAAATTACAACATGAAGAGAATCAAAGCGTACTCACTAAGGATCAAGAAGAGATACCCACTGTTAAAGAAGACAATAAAGAaa CTGTCAGCAGCAGTAAGGCAGATAATGGAGGAGCAGAGGTTGATAAAGATGATACTACGCAGAGAGAG ACCGAAAAGGCAAAATGGGAACCACTTTTAAGCAAACTTGAAGGAGGGAGTGACAGAAAGACAG ACTTAATGGAGGAGCTTGGTTTGGGTGATGTTGATGATCttgaag CTCAAAAAGCAG ATGCATCAGACTGGGACTCAGCCAGTACCACCAGTAAAAGAACTCTGCCTGGTCGCAGAGTTGCTTCACCTGGACTTGAGGAGTTCCCAGAATCCTTCAGTTCCCCAATTAAGGAGGAAGGGGAAGGCAATTTTCCAACATCAACCCTTACACCACAGAGCAGCATCAAGTCTAACAAGAGATCCCTCCCCACACTCTCTCAAATGGCCCCTCACCCCCAGCCTCGTGCAAGGAAGATGGTGCCTCAGAAACCAGAGAGTCAAGAAG ACTCTGACTGGGAATCAGACGATTTAATGTCTCCttccaaaacagagaaacctgacaATCACTCACAAGAAACAGTTCATCAACAGGCAGAGATTAGACCAG ATTCTGCTGAGCTCACACAAAGATGCAGTGAAGGTCATGTAGAGGCtgaagaacagcagcagaag ATTGGCAAAGGCACAGCAAAGACTTCATTGAGGGAGCAAAAATCAAGTGCTTCCTGGGATACTGGCGGAATTGCATCAGAGGATGTGGGTGCTGAGAAACTTGAGACCATGTTAGGATGCAGAAAAGAGATGTCAAGTCAAACAGCTCTGCTGGAGCAGCAGCCTGCGGACATAAAAAG CACCAATGGAGCACCAGTGCAATTGCAGCTCCCCCTCCAGCAGACCTACATTAAGAACAAACAGGATGTGCAAGCTGTAGAGGAGACCATACAGCTGGAGCTGGTCAGAGGGGCCCAGCGCAGCAGAGCCCCTCAGACCAACACCCACATTAATGGAGATCCTCTCTCTGTGTTTGACGATACTTCTTTAAGTGAAGTGTCTGACGATGAAGGAAG AATGCCgacagaaataaaacagaaaaatgag AGTCCAGACGAGGTGGAGATGGCAGAAGACTTTGATGAACTCACCCAGTCCTCAGACACAGCCACAGATGACCTTGACTCTCCCACGGCAGGCTATCGCCATGCATCTCTACTCATTCAGAAGTTGGACTCTGCCACTTTAG ACTCCAGGAGCATGGTAAAGCTGCAGAACATTTTCCATGAGTATGAGCGCTCCATCCAAAAGCTTAAAAGCCGGCATGGGTACCTAGCAGACAAAGTAAGTCAGCTGGAAATGGAGCGGGTGGAGCTGAAGAGCTCTCTGGATGAAATGAAGGATGTTAAGTCTGCATTAGAGCGCAATCAGCTGGAGTTGCAAACGGAAGTCACAAATCTAAA ATTTCAGCTCAAACAAGAGCAGGAAAATCGCCGCAATGCCACTATGATGTACAACACCACCAAAGATAAGCTGAAGAGGACAGAGGAGCACCAACAGTTTGAGGTTCAGGAGAGACAGAAGGTGGAGCTCACTCTCAGGAACTTGGAGCTGGAGATGAGGACACTGGTTAACAATATGAAACAG CTTGAGGAAGACCACAGTGAGACCCAGAGGCTGCTGGCCCAGGAGCGGAGTGCACGAGCCTTGCAGGAAAACCTGCTCAGTAGCCATCTTCGTAAACAGCAAGAGATTGAGGAGGAGAGCAAAAGAAACATAAGCAGAAGCAACGAG GCCTTAACTCAGCTCACTGAGGCCAGTGACAGGGAGAAGGAGCTACTTCAGCAGACTGCTACTTTACAAGAACAGTTGACCATCCTGAGAGCAGATCTGGAGCGTTCACAAGCAAGCAGCAGCCTTAAAGAAAGCCACCTCTTGGAGGAGAATGAGGGCCTCAAGGAACACCTAGAAGACGCTCGACGAGATCTCAAACTCAACAGTGAAGCTCTGACCCAGACAGTCTTCAACTGCAATAATCAACTGACAGGCTTAAAATCTGAATTGACTAAAATGACAGCCCAGTTGGAAAATGAGCGACAAAACCGTGAAGCACTGGAGACAGAAGTTGAATCAGTTCGTACCCGCCTGGCTGGGGCTGTACAGGAGGCTGAGCGTTGCCTGGCTGCCCACGCAGATACTGAGAAAGCTCTGCTGCGGGAAAAGGAAGAGACCCAGCGCCTTAAAGACAGGCTTACAG GTGAAGCAGTCAACCAACGGGACACAGTCAGCAGCCTGTCCCAGAAACTGTCCaaagcagaggcacagacaaacAGCATGGAGAATGAAGTTCATCGGGTCACACTGCAGCTGACAGAGAAGGGACTACTGCTGGACGTCCTGCAGAGAGAGAAGGACCAGGCAGCTGCACGTGTCAAAGAGCTAGAAACTCTTCTGCAGGCTGAAAAAGAGCTGGTCACCCGGGCTGGTGCACGCCATGAAGCCACACAGGAGCGGCTCGCCCAGGCCCAGAGTGAAGTTATGTTACTACGGCAGCAGTTAGAGGAGGCCCAAAACAAAGGAGATGCAAAGGAGCGTGCTGTGACAGATGCTCAAGAGCGCTTCAGTGACATTCTGGCCAAGTTGAGATCGGACTGTGAAGAGAGGGTCCAGTTAGTAGAGGAGAGAAATAAGGAGCTGGCCAGTAAGGCTGCTGATCTACGAGATCAGATCTACAAGTTAGAAGAGGAAAAGAATGAAAGAGAG ACCAGTCTGAGGCAGATGCAGCAGGAGTTAGCAGACTCACTGAAGAAGCTGTCAATGAGTGAAGCTTCTCTGGAGGTGAACACACGCTATCGCAGTGACCTGGAGGAAGAGAAGGGCCGTTTCCTTAAAGACATTGACAGACTCAAGGGAAAG CTGGAAGAAAGTGAAGACCAGTATGTGCAGGCCGAGAAACGAATTAACGCTCTGAAGACCAGTCTGGATGAAAGGGAGAAGGAACTCACCACTGCTGCTCACAAACTCCAGGAGGCACTGTCAGCCTCAGCAGTTTCTGATACTACCATCAAACAGCTGGAGGAAGCTGTGCAGAA GCTGGAGATAGAGAATGCCAGGCTGGAAGCTGCTGCAAAGCAACAGTCCAACAAAATAGATGCTCTACAGAAAGGGGCTCAGGAGGCTGCCATG CCATCTGACTGCACACCTGGAGGAGGG GTCAGAGGTCATTTGGAGGACTTGGTTACAAACCTCCAAAGCAGTAAGATGACTTTGGAAGACCAACTCAGTAGAGAG GTCCAGAAGCAGAGCATGCTGTCCCACACGGCTCAGGACTCACAGGCCTTATGGGAAGAGGAGCTGAAAAGTCGTTCAAAGTTAGGACTACGCCTGGCAGAgcttgaaaaagaaaaaggagaactTACCTCACAG ATGGAAATAGAAAAGAAGAAGGCGAAAAAAATAGCAGAGCAGAAGAAGTCCGTAGACTCCCGCCTGGAGCAGGAGATGAACAGAAACACAGAGCTTCAAAAAGAAATGTACAG GTTGCGAACTCTGCTGAAGACTGCAAAGAAGAAACTACGGGATCAGGACATGGGCGGAGCTGAGTTTGGCTCTCCTATGGGCAGTCTAAGGATGGACATGGGCAGATACAGCCAGGCTGACGGGAGAATGAAAGAAAAG GTGGACGATCTGCAGATGCAGCTGGAGAGAGAAACATCGCGTCGCAGTCAGTTAGAGAAGGCCAATGATGAGCTTAAGGATCAGCTCGCCTCCCTGAAACGCTCCAATCACAGTAGTGAGCAGCTGGAGAGGAGCAAGCATCAACTGGAGGAGGAGTTACTGGACCTGAGACGCCGACTGGAGGCCGCCCAGGCAGAGCAGAACCAGGTGGACCATGTCCGCCGTGATGCAGAGGACAGGGCCCGGCAGGAGATACAACAGAAGTTGGAGCAGGTCAACCTCTTCCTGCAG ACTCAGGCGGCTTCCCAAGAAGCACTGGATCAGATTAAAGCGGCCAATGAGGCTAACCTGCGCTCCCAGCTGGAACACAAAATCCGGGAGCTGGAGAATGAACTGGGCCGGGTTCGCTCCACCCAGCAGGACAGCCTCAACCAAAGAGAGATGACACGCACAGAACTAGACCGATACCGCCAACTCTACGGGGAGGAACTGCGCCTCCGCAAGTCTCTGGCTGCCAAATTAGAAAG ATCCAATAGTCGGCTCTCAGACGCCAATTCCAAGTTGCTCAGCGAACGCAGCAGGTCTCTTATTGCCAGCAGCTTTGCAAACAGTAGCCTGGGAGGGCCCTCGCTGGACAGGGGCTCCCTGGGACCCCTTAACAGGAGTCTAGGCCTGGGACTGTCCCTCCTGAACCCTGTGAGCGAGGGACAGAGCAGCAGGGTGGAGGACTACCTCGCAAAG ATGCAAAGTGAGTTGGACAGAAACATCTCGAAGGAATTAAGCAACG